Proteins encoded within one genomic window of Triticum aestivum cultivar Chinese Spring chromosome 2D, IWGSC CS RefSeq v2.1, whole genome shotgun sequence:
- the LOC123056022 gene encoding cysteine-rich receptor-like protein kinase 10, with protein sequence MALRRPSFPPFLLLCFHLLAPLYTTSDAAVSSHMPQAMQCSTSGNYSSASAYAANLNQFLASLPEKTVSKNGGFFNGTVGVGVGTVYGLAMCSADHSRSDCGDCLAATASSSANGLLNRCPGSTTVLAWFDACLVRYSDTNFFGTAELGVIYTSHGPTSTQPKQYTDDLERNLNVVIKAAVASPQRFAASSTYPYTLVQCTWDLPPELCKTCLHVLFDSWSKDWVSVDGKRRSYSCAARKHIWYGNTSFVVVPFDGAPTPQSLDQATTSATQSSSAAGKGSLTAGVVGPVVGLILLACACLIWYRRKGTLAHPNAHKFTYQQLVDATRDFTDTRRLGQGAFGVVYKGAVMVQDKEVDVAIKTALVVSDEARAAFKNEVEIMSPLNHSNIIRLVGSCDEEDNLLLVYELVEDRNLQARLYGRGARVDAELTGVRARGSSLDLDWRQRYNILLGITWGLEYLHAKCAKCVLHRDIKPGNVMLDRDSNAKLCDFGLVTQLTHAITSRSTNNIIGTQVYMDPAYRNTGKITKESDVYSFGVLLLEVVCGEEPVLIDGAGKNSLIEKVRECEKRNAILDAADQQLRGEFDEEIKAALSIGLCCVETRRGDRPTIQIVLGRLLSLTGKLASNNRHPNAAEDNMIKIVVHCHIQGDVVLECTSIDADKEREETMFRVMFNTSFIRSDILTLDRDEIDMIWDAKDRFPENFKAEVIFSEMAMEVTKENLPVEAFEEVQEMFSNMDCLDSEENAAL encoded by the exons ATGGCACTCCGACGACCCTCATTTCCTCCATTCTTGTTACTTTGCTTCCACCTGCTGGCTCCATTATACACAACCTCCGATGCAGCCGTGAGTTCACACATGCCTCAAGCCATGCAGTGTTCAACGTCTGGCAACTACAGCTCTGCCAGTGCCTACGCTGCCAacctgaaccagttccttgcttcGCTTCCCGAGAAGACCGTTTCCAAGAATGGCGGCTTCTTCAACGGCACGGTCGGCGTGGGTGTGGGCACTGTGTATGGCCTCGCGATGTGCTCCGCTGACCACTCGCGCTCTGACTGCGGTGACTGCCTCGCGGCCACTGCTAGCAGCAGCGCTAATGGTCTGCTGAACCGCTGCCCTGGGAGCACCACTGTGCTCGCCTGGTTTGACGCGTGCCTCGTCCGCTACTCAGACACCAACTTCTTTGGCACGGCTGAATTAG GTGTTATCTACACGTCGCATGGTCCAACATCCACGCAGCCAAAGCAGTACACTGACGACTTGGAGAGAAACTTAAACGTGGTGATAAAGGCCGCAGTGGCCTCGCCTCAGAGATTCGCGGCGTCGTCGACGTATCCATACACGTTGGTGCAGTGCACGTGGGACCTGCCGCCGGAACTGTGCAAGACGTGCCTGCACGTGTTGTTCGACAGTTGGTCCAAGGACTGGGTTTCCGTAGATGGCAAGCGCAGGAGCTATAGCTGTGCTGCTAG GAAACATATTTGGTACGGCAACACCAGCTTCGTGGTTGTGCCGTTCGATGGTGCCCCTACGCCGCAATCTCTAGATCAAGCGACCACATCAGCTACTCAGTCGAGCAGCGCCGCGGGGAAAG GTTCTCTGACAGCTGGCGTGGTGGGTCCTGTAGTTGGCCTAATTTTGTTGGCTTGTGCATGTTTGATTTGGTATCGACGGAAGGGCACG CTTGCACACCCAAATGCTCACAAATTCACTTACCAACAATTGGTGGACGCAACCCGTGACTTCACAGACACGCGAAGGCTTGGACAGGGTGCCTTTGGTGTTGTCTATAAAGGTGCAGTGATGGTGCAAGACAAAGAGGTGGACGTGGCTATAAAAACGGCACTTGTTGTGTCAGATGAAGCTAGGGCTGCCTTTAAGAACGAGGTTGAGATTATGAGCCCGCTGAACCATTCCAACATTATACGTCTTGTGGGTTCGTGCGACGAAGAGGACAATCTCTTACTTGTTTACGAACTAGTGGAGGATCGCAACCTTCAGGCTCGGCTTTATGGCCGTGGTGCTCGTGTGGACGCAGAACTAACCGGTGTAAGGGCTCGGGGTTCAAGCCTTGATCTAGATTGGCGGCAAAG GTATAACATACTGCTTGGAATAACCTGGGGTCTTGAATACCTCCATGCTAAATGCGCTAAATGTGTCCTGCATAGGGACATCAAGCCAGGCAATGTGATGCTGGATAGGGACTCCAATGCTAAACTGTGTGACTTCGGGCTGGTGACGCAACTCACCCACGCAATAACCTCACGCTCGACGAACAACATCATTGGAACACAAGTCTACATGGACCCAGCATACCGGAACACCGGGAAGATAACTAAGGAATCTGATGTGTACAGCTTCGGTGTGCTGTTGCTTGAGGTTGTATGTGGCGAGGAGCCAGTCCTAATTGACGGCGCTGGGAAAAACAGCCTCATCGAGAAGGTCCGAGAATGTGAGAAGAGAAATGCAATTCTTGATGCAGCTGACCAACAACTAAGGGGCGAGTTTGATGAGGAAATCAAAGCAGCACTATCGATTGGGCTCTGTTGTGTCGAAACAAGACGTGGTGACCGTCCAACAATCCAAATTGTGTTGGGCCGGTTATTAAGCCTGACCGGCAAATTAGCTTCCAATAACCGCCATCCAAACGCA GCCGAGGACAACATGATTAAGATTGTCGTGCACTGCCATATCCAAGGCGATGTTGTCCTTGAATGCACCAGCATTGATGCTGATAAAGAACGAGAAGAGACGATGTTCCGAGTAATGTTCAATACATCATTTATCAGATCTGATATTCTGACGCTAGACCGTGATGAAATCGATATGATATGGGACGCTAAAGATAGATTCCCGGAGAACTTCAAAGCTGAG GTTATCTTTTCAGAAATGGCCATGGAGGTAACCAAGGAGAACCTACCAGTTGAAGCATTTGAAGAGGTTCAAGAGATGTTCAGCAatatggattgtttggactcagaAGAGAATGCTGCATTGTAG